The Nerophis ophidion isolate RoL-2023_Sa linkage group LG09, RoL_Noph_v1.0, whole genome shotgun sequence genome contains a region encoding:
- the klhl31 gene encoding kelch-like protein 31, with translation MAPKKNRTTKKSKGDINEITIMVEDSPVNKINGLNTLLDGGNGFSCISTEVTDSVYAPNLLEGLSTMRHESFLCDLTVSTKSKSFDVHKVVMASCSDYIRNILKKDSALQKIDLTDLSPVGLATTITYAYSGKLTLSLYSIGSTIAAAMLLQIGTLVKMCSDFLMQELTVENCMYVANIADAYNLKEAKEAAQKYMRENFIEFSEMEQFLKLTYEQISDFLTDDSLRLPSEVTAFQIAMKWLDFDDKRLKYAADLLTHIRFGTISAQDLVNHIQSVPRMMQDPECHRLLVDAMNYHLLPYQQNILQSRRTRVRGGLKVILTVGGRPALTEKSLSKEVLYRDVDNVWNRLTEMPAKSFNQCVAVLDGFLYVAGGEDQNDARNQAKHAVSNFCRYDPRFNTWIHLNNMIQRRTHFSLSTFNGLLFAIGGRNTDGVQASVECYVPSSNQWQMKSPMEVPRCCHGSSVIDGKILVSGGYINNAYSRAVCSYDPSTDSWQDKSSLSSPRGWHCAATVGDRAYVIGGSQLGGRGERVDVLAVESFNPHSGQWSYCTPLHTGVSTAGISILNNKIYLLGGWNEGEKKYKKCIQVYNPDLNEWTDDDELPEATVGISCCVVTIPAKKTTRESRASSVSSAPVSI, from the exons ATGGCACCGAAAAAGAACAGGACGACCAAGAAGAGCAAAGGAGACATCAATGAGATAACAATCATGGTTGAGGACAGCCCTGTCAACAAGATCAACGGGCTGAACACACTGTTAGACGGAGGAAATGGGTTCAGCTGCATTTCCACCGAGGTTACGGATTCCGTCTATGCCCCCAACCTCCTGGAGGGTCTGAGCACCATGCGGCACGAGAGCTTCCTGTGCGATCTCACAGTGTCCACCAAGTCTAAGTCCTTTGACGTCCACAAGGTCGTCATGGCCTCATGCAGCGACTACATTCGCAACATCTTGAAAAAAGATTCCGCGCTGCAGAAAATCGACTTGACTGACCTCTCCCCTGTCGGCCTGGCTACAACGATCACATACGCATACTCGGGAAAGCTCACCTTGTCGCTCTACAGCATCGGCAGCACCATCGCGGCGGCCATGCTCTTGCAGATCGGCACCTTAGTGAAGATGTGCAGCGACTTCCTCATGCAGGAGCTCACTGTGGAGAACTGCATGTACGTGGCCAACATCGCAGATGCCTACAATCTTAAAGAAGCCAAGGAGGCGGCGCAGAAGTACATGCGGGAAAACTTTATAGAGTTCTCCGAGATGGAACAGTTCTTAAAGCTCACCTATGAGCAGATCAGCGACTTCCTCACAGACGATTCCCTGCGTCTTCCATCGGAGGTCACCGCTTTCCAGATCGCCATGAAGTGGTTGGACTTTGACGACAAGAGGTTGAAGTACGCTGCCGATCTCCTGACTCACATCCGCTTTGGCACCATCTCCGCGCAAGATCTTGTAAACCACATCCAGAGCGTGCCAAGGATGATGCAAGACCCCGAGTGCCACCGTCTTCTGGTGGATGCCATGAACTACCACCTGCTGCCATACCAGCAGAATATCCTCCAGTCCAGAAGGACAAGGGTGCGCGGTGGCCTCAAGGTGATACTGACTGTCGGAGGACGGCCCGCCTTGACGGAGAAGTCTCTTAGCAAGGAGGTTCTCTACAGAGATGTCGATAACGTGTGGAATCGCTTGACAGAAATGCCAGCCAAGAGCTTTAATCAGTGTGTGGCGGTCTTGGACGGTTTCCTGTATGTGGCTGGAGGCGAGGACCAGAATGATGCGAGGAACCAGGCCAAGCATGCCGTCAGCAACTTCTGCAG GTATGACCCCCGCTTTAACACTTGGATCCACCTGAATAACATGATCCAAAGACGCACCCACTTCAGCCTCAGCACCTTCAACGGTCTACTCTTCGCCATCGGAGGCCGTAACACAGACGGTGTCCAGGCTTCGGTGGAGTGCTACGTGCCATCGTCCAACCAGTGGCAAATGAAATCGCCAATGGAGGTGCCCCGCTGCTGTCACGGCAGCTCGGTCATTGACGGCAAGATCCTGGTTTCGGGAGGCTACATCAACAACGCCTACTCCAGAGCCGTGTGCTCGTACGACCCGTCCACCGACAGCTGGCAGGATAAAAGCAGCCTGAGCTCGCCTCGAGGTTGGCACTGTGCCGCCACAGTGGGCGACCGCGCCTATGTCATCGGTGGCAGTCAGCTGGGAGGTCGCGGAGAGAGGGTGGACGTCCTGGCAGTGGAATCCTTCAACCCTCATTCGGGGCAGTGGAGCTACTGCACTCCTCTTCACACGGGCGTAAGCACGGCCGGTATTTCCATTTTGAACAACAAGATATATCTACTCGGGGGCTGGAACGAGGGCGAGAAGAAGTACAAGAAGTGCATTCAGGTGTACAACCCTGACCTCAATGAATGGACTGACGATGATGAATTGCCAGAAGCGACAGTGGGCATTTCCTGCTGCGTTGTCACCATACCCGCAAAGAAAACAACACGAGAATCAAGAGCCAGCTCTGTTTCCTCTGCACCAGTCAGTATATAG